One Salvia splendens isolate huo1 chromosome 22, SspV2, whole genome shotgun sequence DNA segment encodes these proteins:
- the LOC121785881 gene encoding exosome complex exonuclease RRP44 homolog A-like — protein sequence MLQSKSFVKKTKQGKVLKVVREHYLRDDIYCGAPFCKVCNVTGARLDSNASTIIVVDTNVVLHQIDLLENPAVDNVVVLSIVLEEVKNKNLAVYNRLRALCSNTLRRFFVFSNEYHKDTYVKIETGESPNDRNDRAIRVAAQWYQNHLGAAARVLLVTNDRDNKRKAIEGGIPAETVESYVKSLGQPALLDLIVQAPTEDVAMEDAEDLRPSKRKTIYAEHKPMSEITSGMHHGIYHQGKLRVNRYNPFEAYVGSESIGDEIIIYGRTNMNRAFDGDIVAVELLPQDCWKEEKSLAIANDDDEEDDDVHLAPSSADDAPRGSHPSQISSGNKSDMPSRPSGRVVGIIKRNWHSYCGSLEPMPMPAGDGGIAHALFVSKDRRVPKIRIQTRQLGNLLDKRIIVAVDSWDRLSRYPSGHYVRTIGDIGDRDTESEVVLIENDIDARPFSSQVLACLPPLPWSVSAEDIANPIRQDLRHIRVFSVDPPGCRDIDDALHCTLLPSGHFEVGVHIADVTNFLHSGTPLDDEASQRGTSVYLVERRIDMLPKPLTEDICSLRADVERLTFSVIWEMTPEAEIISTRYTKAIVKSCAALSYVEAQARMDDSRMADPLTTDLRNLNKLAKIMRQKRIERGALTLASAEVKFQIDTETHDPLDIGMYQIREANQMIEEFMLAANISVAKKILEHFPPTSLLRRHPTPTNEMLEPLIQTAASVGLSLDVTSSKALADSLDRAVGDDPFFNKLIRILATRCMSQAVYFCSGDLSPPEFYHYGLAAPVYTHFTSPIRRYADVIVHRLLAASLGICRLPDIFQDRPRLTGIADNLNYRHRNAQMASRGSVELHTLIYFRKRPTDTEARILKIRANGFIVFVPKYGIEGPVYLTSRGQKGGGEWIIDEQQQKIKKTNGEVSYGVLQPVRIHMEVVEPQPNRPKLELTLI from the exons ATGTTGCAGAGCAAGTCGTTCGTGAAGAAAACGAAACAAGGAAAAGTTTTGAAG GTAGTGAGAGAACACTATTTGAGAGATGATATTTACTGCGGCGCTCCTTTCTGCAAGGTTTGCAATGTTACTGGCGCGCGTCTTGACTCGAATGCCTCAACGATTATCGTAGTCGACACCAATGTCGTTCTCCATCAG ATTGATTTGTTGGAAAATCCGGCAGTGGATAATGTTGTCGTGCTATCAATCGTCCTCGAGGAAGTGAAGAACAAAAACCTTGCTGTATATAATAGGCTTAGGGCCCTTTGCAGCAACACACTAAGGAGGTTCTTTGTCTTTTCAAATGAGTATCACAA GGATACATATGTGAAAATTGAGACCGGTGAAAGTCCTAATGACAGGAATGACAGAG CAATTCGGGTGGCGGCCCAATGGTATCAGAATCACCTCGGCGCTGCAGCACGAGTATTGCTGGTTACAAATGATAGAGATAACAAAAGGAAGGCTATTGAGGGTGGCATTCCTGCAGAGACGG TTGAATCATATGTCAAATCCCTTGGTCAACCAGCACTGCTTGATCTGATTGTTCAGGCTCCCACTGAAGACGTTGCAATGGAGGATGCTGAAGATTTACGACCCTCAAAGAGAAAAACAATATATGCTGAG CATAAGCCCATGTCTGAAATTACTTCTGGTATGCATCATGGAATTTACCACCAAGGGAAACTTCGGGTTAATCGTTATAATCCATTTGAAGCATATGTTGGGAGTGAAAGTATTGGagatgaaattattatttatggaCGTACAAACATGAACAGAGCTTTTGATGGTGATATTGTGGCTGTGGAACTTTTGCCTCAAGATTGCTGGAAAGAAGAGAAATCTCTTGCAATAGCAAATGATG ATGATGAGGAGGATGATGATGTTCATTTAGCGCCGAGCAGTGCTGATGATGCTCCTAGAGGCTCACATCCATCACAAATTTCAAGCGGAAACAAGAGTGACATGCCTAGTCGCCCATCTGGTCGTGTTGTCGGCATTATAAAACGAAACTGGCACTC ttATTGTGGATCTTTGGAGCCAATGCCTATGCCTGCTGGTGATGGTGGTATTGCACATGCTCTGTTTGTCTCAAAGGATCGGAGAGTTCCAAAGATTCGCATACAAACCCGACAGCTTGGAAATTTATTGGACAAACGAATCATTGTTGCTGTGGATTCATGGGACCGCTTATCTCGATATCCTTCTGGACATTATGTCAGAACCATAGGCGATATAGGTGATAGAGACAccgaaagtgag GTGGTACTGATAGAAAATGATATTGATGCAAGACCATTTTCCTCTCAAGTTTTGGCATGTTTGCCACCCTTACCGTGGTCTGTGTCTGCTGAAGATATAGCAAATCCCATCAGGCAGGATTTGCGTCATATTCGTGTCTTCAGTGTGGATCCTCCAG GTTGCAGGGATATTGATGATGCTTTACATTGTACACTTCTTCCGAGTGGTCATTTTGAAGTTGGAGTCC ATATTGCTGATGTTACAAATTTTCTTCATTCTGGAACCCCCTTGGATGACGAGGCTTCACAAAGGGGCACTTCTGTCTACCTTGTCGAGAGGCGTATTGACATGCTTCCAAAACCTCTTACTGAAG ATATTTGTTCTTTACGCGCAGATGTAGAGAGACTAACTTTTTCTGTTATATGG GAAATGACTCCTGAAGCAGAAATTATTTCTACAAGATACACCAAGGCCATAGTTAAATCTTGTGCTGCTTTATCTTACGTTGAAGCTCAGGCTAGGATGGATGATAG TCGCATGGCTGATCCATTAACTACAGATTTGCGGAATCTGAACAAATTAGCTAAG ATAATGAGGCAAAAACGTATTGAAAGAGGAGCCTTGACTCTTGCTTCTGCTGAAGTGAAGTTTCAAATTGATACTGAAACTCATGATCCTCTTGACATAG GCATGTATCAAATAAGAGAAGCAAACCAGATGATTGAGGAGTTTATGCTTGCAGCTAATATATCTGTAGCTAAAAAAATTCTTGAACATTTCCCCCCCACTTCTTTGTTAAG ACGGCATCCAACCCCAACTAATGAAATGCTCGAACCTTTAATTCAAACTGCTGCTTCTGTTGGTCTCTCTTTGGATGTAACGTCTTCTAAAGCACTGGCAGATTCACTTGATCGTGCTGTG GGTGATGACCCATTTTTCAATAAGTTGATCCGTATTCTGGCAACAAGATGCATGTCACAG GCAGTGTACTTCTGTAGTGGAGATTTAAGCCCTCCAGAGTTCTATCATTATGGTCTTGCTGCTCCCGTATACACGCATTTCACTTCTCCCATCAGAAGATATGCTG ATGTGATTGTACACCGATTGCTTGCGGCATCCTTGGGGATATGCAGGCTCCCAGATATATTCCAAGACAGACCACGGCTTACTGGCATTGCTGATA ATTTGAATTATCGCCACAGGAATGCCCAGATGGCTAGCCGGGGTTCAGTTGAGCTCCATACACTCATTTATTTCAGGAAAAG GCCGACTGATACTGAGGCAAGAATACTGAAAATAAGAGCAAACGGCTTCATTGTGTTTGTGCCAAA ATATGGGATTGAAGGACCTGTATACTTGACGTCGAGAGGGCAGAAAGGAGGTGGTGAATGGATCATTGATGAGCAGCAGCAAAAGATTAAGAAGACTAATGGGGAGGTGTCTTACGGTGTTCTGCAGCCAGTGAGGATTCACATGGAGGTCGTAGAACCACAGCCCAACAGGCCTAAGCTTGAACTCACGCTTATCTGA
- the LOC121785884 gene encoding 50S ribosomal protein L11-like, which translates to MATLKEILTRRPLAATIRLTVPAGAAKPAPPVGPALGQYRLNLMAFCKDFNARTQKYKAETPMAVTITAFTDNTFEFTVKSPSVTWYLKKAAGIENGSGRPGHVSASTITVKHVYEIAKIKQSDPYCQYMSLESISKSIIGTANSMGIKVQKELG; encoded by the coding sequence ATGGCGACGCTCAAAGAAATCCTAACACGGCGGCCACTGGCGGCGACGATCCGGCTGACGGTGCCGGCGGGAGCCGCGAAGCCGGCGCCTCCGGTGGGGCCTGCTCTCGGTCAGTACCGGCTGAATCTGATGGCATTTTGCAAGGATTTCAACGCTAGAACGCAGAAATACAAGGCGGAAACCCCAATGGCGGTGACGATAACGGCCTTCACCGACAACACGTTCGAGTTCACGGTGAAGTCTCCGTCGGTGACGTGGTACCTGAAGAAGGCGGCGGGGATCGAGAACGGGAGCGGGCGGCCGGGGCACGTGAGCGCGTCGACGATCACGGTGAAGCACGTGTACGAGATCGCGAAGATCAAGCAGAGCGATCCTTACTGCCAGTACATGTCGCTGGAGTCCATCTCGAAGTCGATTATTGGAACTGCGAATTCCATGGGGATTAAGGTGCAGAAAGAGCTCGGTTGA
- the LOC121786606 gene encoding epidermal growth factor receptor substrate 15-like 1: MAGQNPNMDQFEAYFQRADVDRDGRISGNEAVNFLQASNLPRQVLAQIWTFADKNRLGFLGRQEFYNALKLVTVAQSKRDLTKEVVEAALNGPAASKSPPPKINLGLLIPQPNARANPSPVQLAGSSSPLPGISVSSQQALLTQPNQVMRPPQPLPPSSGFQSHPIVATHGMPETGLITTSPPNSFDSLGGSVDGSRAGISSQGNNSNLIPSATQGVFGQTVSPMTQPKAPGISGSLQSASPTLSATGNGLPSDSVFGDVFSATSSQPQQNSSGPAYPTSSGPVSSMGNSVLSRDQPSVKPSGVSEPPTTQAQQFQSAGKASQDVSAHKPPLFPPAAGHHPPAAGRHPPAAAHHPPAAGQSKGPWPRITQSDVQKYGKVFVQVDTDRDGKITGDQARKLFLSWKLPREVLKQVWDLSDEDNDSMLSLREFCVALYLMERYREGRHLPTVLPHNFILDETLFPAPSLPTAVHGVTSLRPPSGFQPPQGSSNARAMPSAGPGRPPRPVPVPHPDEPIQQKAKVPELEKRLLDQLSSEEQNALNKKFEEAKDAEKKVVELEKDILEAKQKVQFYHAKMQELVLYKSRCDNRLNEISEKVVGDKREAELLAKKYEEKYMQVGDVASKLTIEEATFRDIQEKKMELYRAIVKVDQENADGAQDRANQVQSDLEELVKALNERCKTYGLRAKPISLLELPFGWQPGIEGTAADWDEDWDKFEDEGFTYVKELTLEVQNVIAPPKLKSAFREKVSSFHNSTTGKSPSKADNNSELPSSVERVTEDDRLETYNSEHTARTPPDSPAGNNAVASPSKEFRDLRMNKDFNMNGSPQAFDTQSVYGAESIFSGDKRFDDQSWGTFDSHYDADAAWDSVSVASKEAGSLFGPDDWGLNPIKTGARGTDASLPRQGPFFDSVPSTPSNIGLPKQGSFFDSVPSTPSNVPSQKQGPFFDSVPSTPLYNLSSPHADNLFARNSLFADSVPTTPMYNFSSPKKFSEGSEEQHSFDSFSRFDSFSRFDSFNMQDSGPFSSQESFTRFDSMRSTRDSADFDQGYFAQPETLTRFDSFRSTADSDYNFGAFPPQASMTRFDSMSSTRDADYGHGFDDTADPFGSDEPFRSSREAQTPSRDSGSWKAF, from the exons ATGGCGGGGCAGAATCCGAATATGGATCAATTTGAGGCGTATTTCCAGAGAGCCGATGTGGATCGGGACGGACGGATTAGTGGGAATGAGGCCGTTaattttctccaagcttcaaaTTTGCCCAGACAAGTCCTCGCTCAG ATATGGACTTTTGCTGATAAAAATCGACTCGGTTTCCTGGGTCGTCAAGAGTTTTATAATGCTCTTAAACTTGTCACAGTTGCTCAAAGCAAGCGAGATTTGACCAAAGAAGTTGTGGAGGCTGCCTTAAATGGTCCAGCTGCATCCAAAAGTCCTCCTCCTAAGATAAATCTTGGGCTACTGATTCCTCAGCCAAATGCAAGGGCAAATCCATCTCCGGTACAATTGGCTGGCTCTTCATCCCCTTTGCCAGGTATCAGTGTAAGTAGCCAGCAGGCACTTCTAACTCAGCCAAACCAAGTGATGAGGCCTCCTCAGCCTTTGCCTCCTAGTTCTGGATTCCAATCTCACCCAATTGTTGCAACCCATGGTATGCCTGagactggtttgataaccacaTCTCCTCCTAATTCGTTCGATTCTCTTGGTGGGAGTGTGGATGGCTCCCGAGCTGGAATTTCTTCTCAAGGAAACAACAGCAACTTGATTCCTTCTGCAACTCAGGGTGTCTTTGGCCAAACAGTGTCACCTATGACTCAACCAAAAGCACCAGGGATCAGTGGGTCACTACAATCTGCTTCCCCCACCCTTTCAGCAACAGGAAATGGTTTACCGTCAGACTCGGTGTTTGGAGATGTGTTCTCTGCAACATCTTCTCAACCACAACAGAACTCCTCTGGACCAGCATATCCAACAAGTAGCGGACCTGTCTCATCGATGGGGAATTCAGTGTTGTCTAGAGACCAGCCTTCAGTTAAGCCAAGTGGTGTTTCTGAACCTCCAACTACTCAAGCTCAACAATTCCAGTCCGCTGGAAAAGCAAGCCAGGATGTTTCGGCACATAAACCTCCTCTGTTTCCACCTGCAGCTGGGCACCATCCTCCTGCAGCTGGCCGTCATCCTCCTGCAGCTGCACATCATCCTCCTGCAGCTGGACAATCTAAGGGTCCTTGGCCAAGAATAACCCAGTCTGATGTTCAGAAGTATGGCAAGGTCTTTGTACAAGTTGACACTGACAGAGATGGGAAAATTACTGGTGACCAAGCACGCAAATTATTCTTGAGTTGGAAGTTACCTCGAG AGGTCTTAAAACAGGTCTGGGACTTGTCTGATGAAGACAATGACAGTATGCTTTCTTTGAGGGAATTCTGTGTTGCTCTCTATTTGATGGAACGATACAGGGAAGGGCGCCATCTTCCTACAGTGCTTCCtcacaattttattttagatGAGACATTGTTTCCTGCCCCTAGTCTACCTACTGCTGTGCACGGTGTTACATCATTGAGACCACCTTCTG GTTTTCAACCACCCCAAGGGTCTAGCAATGCAAGAGCTATGCCTTCTGCTGGTCCCGGAAGGCCACCACGCCCAGTACCTGTTCCCCACCCTGATGAGCCCATTCAACAAAAGGCTAAAGTACCGGAGCTGGAGAAGCGTCTCTTAGACCAGCTTAGCTCAGAGGAGCAAAATGCATTGAACAAAAAGTTTGAGGAGGCAAAggatgctgagaaaaag GTGGTAGAGCTGGAGAAGGATATTCTGGAAGCAAAACAGAAAGTTCAGTTCTACCATGCTAAGATGCAGGAACTT GTCCTGTACAAAAGTCGATGTGATAATAGGTTGAACGAGATATCTGAAAAAGTTGTAGGCGACAAGAGAGAG GCTGAATTGTTAGCGAAGAAATATGAAGAGAAGTACATGCAGGTTGGAGATGTTGCTTCCAAATTAACAATCGAAGAGGCCACATTTCGTGATATTCAG GAGAAAAAAATGGAACTGTATCGGGCAATTGTTAAAGTGGACCAAGAGAATGCTGATGGTGCTCAG GATCGAGCTAATCAGGTCCAATCAGATCTTGAGGAACTAGTGAAAGCTTTGAATGAACGTTGCAAAACTTATGGATTGCGTGCAAAACCAATTTCACTCCTTGAACTTCCATTTG GCTGGCAACCTGGTATTGAAGGAACAGCAGCCGACTGGGATGAAGATTGGGATAAGTTCGAAGATGAAG GATTCACCTATGTCAAAGAGCTTACTCTTGAAGTGCAAAATGTGATTGCTCCTCCCAAACTAAAATCTGCCTTTAGAGAGAAGGTTTCTTCATTTCACAACAGCACGACTGGAAAATCACCTTCTAAGGCTGATAACAACTCGGAGTTGCCAAGTTCTGTGGAGAGAGTAACTGAGGATGACAGGCTAGAGACCTACAACTCAGAGCATACAGCAAGAACTCCACCTGACAGTCCAGCAGGAAATAATGCAGTTGCCAGCCCGTCCAAGGAATTCCGAGATTTGCGAATGAATAAGGACTTCAACATGAATGGCTCACCGCAGGCATTTGACACCCAAAG TGTATATGGGGCTGAATCTATATTTTCTGGGGACAAACGTTTTGATGATCAAAGTTGGGGTACCTTCGATTCACATTATGATGCGGATGCAGCATGGGATTCTGTTTCTGTTGCTTCAAAG GAAGCTGGTTCGTTGTTTGGCCCTGATGACTGGGGTCTAAACCCAATCAAAACAGGGGCCAGAGGCACAGATGCATCTCTTCCTAGGCAGGGGCCATTTTTCGATTCAGTTCCAAGCACCCCATCCAACATTGGTCTTCCAAAGCAGGGCTCATTTTTCGATTCAGTCCCCAGCACCCCATCCAACGTACCTTCTCAAAAGCAGGGGCCATTTTTTGATTCAGTTCCAAGTACTCCACTTTACAATTTAAGCTCTCCTCATGCGGACAATCTGTTCGCAAGGAATAGTCTGTTTGCAGACTCCGTGCCAACCACGCCAATGTACAACTTCAGCTCTCCGAAAAAATTCAGTGAAGGTTCAGAAGAGCAGCATTCATTTGATAGCTTCTCAAGATTTGATAGCTTCTCAAGATTTGATTCCTTCAACATGCAAGACAGTGGCCCTTTCAGTTCACAAGAGTCCTTCACCAGATTTGATTCCATGCGAAGCACTAGAGATTCTGCTGACTTCGATCAGGGATACTTCGCTCAACCAGAGACCCTCACAAGGTTCGACTCTTTCCGCAGCACTGCCGACTCTGATTATAATTTTGGGGCATTTCCTCCACAAGCGTCAATGACGAGATTTGATTCCATGAGTAGCACACGGGATGCTGATTATGGCCATGGATTCGATGACACAGCTGATCCGTTCGGGTCAGATGAGCCATTTAGGTCGTCTCGTGAAGCTCAAACACCATCGAGGGACTCTGGTAGTTGGAAAGCTTTCTAG